Proteins from one Pleuronectes platessa chromosome 16, fPlePla1.1, whole genome shotgun sequence genomic window:
- the LOC128459091 gene encoding serine/threonine-protein kinase pim-2, whose product KAIRARKVKNRRRVSINRQRANFVAQYWQLDQIGKGGFGCVFAGYRKADWRPVAIKHVEDKSLLKPVCLNGKELPTEVAIMTKLAAEKNDSEGMSAPIELLDWYDLGNELILVMERPFHCKDLHNYTNDHGTVPEWKAKILMRQLVDAAIGLEKRQIFHRDIKLENILIDTGSMFPEVRLIDFGMSKIVEKDTIFTLFSGTEAYKPPEWYFQSCYTPGPTTVWQLGTVLFEILQKVNFSTQDFLQRKLKMPSKPSENCKDFLQLCLRKDPALRSTLTELQHHPWLR is encoded by the coding sequence aaagCTATTAGAGCGAGAAAAGTAAAGAACAGGAGGAGGGTCTCAATAAACCGCCAAAGAGCTAACTTTGTGGCCCAATACTGGCAGCTGGATCAAATTGGCAAAGGAGGTTTCGGATGCGTGTTTGCTGGCTACCGCAAAGCAGACTGGCGGCCAGTTGCCATCAAACACGTAGAGGATAAAAGTCTCCTCAAACCAGTGTGCTTAAATGGGAAGGAGCTCCCCACAGAGGTGGCCATAATGACGAAACTGGCAGCCGAAAAAAATGACTCTGAGGGGATGTCTGCACCAATAGAATTACTGGACTGGTATGACCTGGGCAACGAGTTGATACTGGTGATGGAGAGACCATTCCATTGCAAGGACCTTCACAATTACACAAATGACCATGGGACTGTACCGGAGTGGAAGGCCAAAATCCTGATGAGACAGCTGGTGGATGCTGCTATTGGACTGGAGAAGAGGCAAATATTTCACCGCGACATAAAACTCGAGAATATCTTAATTGATACAGGATCTATGTTCCCAGAGGTTCGCCTCATTGACTTTGGTATGAGTAAAATTGTGGAAAAAGACACAATATTCACCTTATTCAGTGGCACCGAAGCATACAAACCTCCAGAGTGGTACTTCCAATCTTGCTACACGCCTGGTCCAACCACAGTGTGGCAGCTTGGGACTGTCCTCTTTGAAATACTCCAGAAAGTAAACTTTTCTACCCAAGACTTTCTCCAAAGGAAACTGAAAATGCCCTCTAAACCGTCCGAAAACTGCAAAGATTTCCTTCAACTGTGTTTGAGGAAAGACCCCGCGCTGCGCTCCACCCTGACAGAGCTCCAGCATCACCCATGGCTGAGATGA